One genomic segment of Naumovozyma castellii chromosome 7, complete genome includes these proteins:
- the SWT21 gene encoding Swt21p (ancestral locus Anc_2.66), giving the protein MNQGASRECRIICSTGAVFDNNDLKTVWELEDSIWAQTTHGVSYTFPELGQSIYKDDEKELQKTIICQDLIWSKDGTSLVTIHNDYGIRQYLIPEEEETEAWENDDVKQLIPFTRFFKNQSMVSSKVHPYYSLYNDDPKHNTVLLASRDVPLQLYSVDNSHQGPICNYETMDSNTERYETAYSIDYMTEKEFLVGFMKNRINLYNVNRRNPVWSIQPATSKSKISAKAIVSCFDEVNFNGDGYYSRCRLAGTYKNEIYRIDTRVSPSQDLVYQGDQTHNSGLIQILNSLNGNYVYLIKRNSITIDVLDRRLNFQRVNQLPLPFNMGNHKFKASLSSQLGLIMGTNAGYLIQWDNDTVEFGGVPRQARTSITAETGCRISFPQRDTHRVAASPDGMSVAVAHENGLSIARLG; this is encoded by the coding sequence ATGAATCAAGGAGCGTCTCGAGAATGCAGGATTATTTGTAGTACAGGGGCGGTATTTGacaataatgatttgaagacAGTCTGGGAGCTAGAGGATAGCATATGGGCTCAAACAACGCATGGAGTTTCGTATACTTTCCCTGAATTAGGACAATCCATTTACAAGGACGATGAGAAGGAATTACAGAAAACGATTATATGCCAGGATCTTATTTGGTCCAAGGATGGGACGTCTTTAGTTACAATTCATAATGATTATGGGATACGACAATACTTAATAcctgaagaggaagaaacaGAAGCATGGGAAAACGATGATGTTAAACAATTAATTCCATTCACGcgatttttcaagaatCAATCCATGGTGTCAAGCAAAGTCCATCCTTATTATTCCCTATATAATGATGATCCTAAACACAATACGGTGCTATTAGCGAGTCGAGATGTTCCATTACAATTATATTCTGTTGATAATTCCCATCAAGGTCCCATTTGCAATTATGAAACGATGGATTCCAATACAGAGCGATATGAGACCGCATATTCGATTGATTATATGACCGAGAAAGAATTCTTGGTCGGATTTATGAAGAATAGAATTAATCTATACAATGTCAACCGAAGGAATCCAGTTTGGAGTATTCAGCCGGCAACATCGAAGAGTAAAATAAGCGCAAAGGCGATAGTTTCATGTTTTGACGAGGTGAATTTCAATGGGGATGGGTACTATTCGCGATGTAGGCTTGCAGGGACATACAAGAATGAAATATACAGAATTGATACTAGAGTGTCACCATCACAAGACCTTGTCTATCAAGGTGATCAGACTCACAATAGTGGACTGATCCAAATACTAAACTCTCTTAATGGCAATTACGTGTACTTGATCAAGAGGAATAGCATTACTATTGACGTATTGGACCGACGACTTAACTTCCAAAGGGTGAACCAGCTACCCTTACCGTTTAATATGGGCAACCATAAATTCAAGGCATCACTATCTTCTCAATTGGGATTGATTATGGGAACAAACGCTGGTTACCTAATCCAGTGGGATAATGACACTGTCGAGTTTGGTGGGGTGCCCAGACAAGCCCGCACGAGCATAACAGCAGAAACTGGATGCCGCATATCGTTTCCTCAGAGGGACACGCACAGAGTGGCAGCCTCACCGGATGGCATGTCTGTTGCCGTGGCACACGAGAACGGTCTGAGTATCGCCCGATTAGGATAG
- the SRP1 gene encoding karyopherin alpha (ancestral locus Anc_2.63) encodes MDSSDTTANKFVPEYRRTNFKNKGRFTADELRRRRDTQQVELRKAKRDEALAKRRNFAAPTADDDSEDEDDTTLAGQQQFIQQLQQELPQMVQQIQSNDLQEQLNATVKFRQILSREVSPPIDLVIQTGIIPRFVEFMNENQPELLQLEAAWALTNIASGSSQQTATVVEAGAVPLFIQLLYTGSVEVQEQAIWALGNIAGDSPEYRDFVLHCGAMEPILGLFSSNKTTLIRTATWTLSNLCRGKKPHPDWSIVSLSLPTLAKLIYSLDLETIVDAAWAISYLSDGPPEAIQAVIDNKIPQRLVELLSHNSTLVQTPALRAVGNIVTGNDMQTETVLNAGVLKALPPLLSSPKENIKKEACWTISNITAGTVDQIQAVIDAGLVPGLIKLLSSAEYKTKKEACWAISNATSGGLQKPEIVRYLANEGCIKPLCDLLEIADTRILEVALEALEHILKVGEIDKESQGLSMNIYVDAIEKVGGMEKIFNCQQSENDKIYEKAYKIIETYFGEDDEAIDESLAPQAANNTFGFGSNVNQPFNFNN; translated from the coding sequence ATGGACTCATCAGATACTACTGCAAATAAGTTTGTCCCGGAATATAGAAGGACAAACTTCAAGAACAAAGGAAGATTCACCGCTGATGAACTTCGTCGTCGTAGAGATACTCAACAAGTGGAATTGAGAAAGGCAAAGAGAGACGAAGCACTAGccaagagaagaaattttgcTGCCCCTACCGCCGATGATGACTCAGAGGATGAAGACGATACTACCCTTGCGGGGCAACAACAATTTATACAGCAACTACAACAAGAATTACCCCAAATGGTCCAACAGATTCAATCAAATGACTTGcaagaacaattgaatgCCACTGTGAAATTTAGACAAATACTTTCAAGAGAGGTTTCACCACCTATTGATTTGGTTATTCAAACAGGGataattccaagatttgTCGAGTTCATGAATGAAAACCAACCTGAGTTACTTCAATTAGAAGCTGCTTGGGCTTTAACTAATATTGCATCAGGCTCCTCTCAACAAACTGCCACCGTCGTTGAGGCAGGTGCTGTTCCattattcattcaattgttaTATACGGGCTCCGTTGAAGTGCAAGAACAAGCAATTTGGGCTCTTGGTAACATCGCTGGTGACTCACCTGAATATAGAGATTTTGTCCTGCATTGTGGGGCCATGGAACCAATTCTAGGCCTTTTCTCAAGTAATAAGACCACATTAATTAGAACTGCCACTTGGACATTGTCTAATCTATGTAGAGGTAAGAAACCACATCCAGATTGGTCGATTGTGTCATTATCGCTACCAACTTTGGCTAAATTGATCTATTCCTTAGACTTGGAAACTATTGTGGATGCAGCTTGGGCTATCTCATATTTATCTGATGGCCCACCAGAGGCAATTCAAGCAgtaattgataataaaattCCACAAAGGCTAGTTGAATTACTGTCTCACAATTCCACCCTAGTGCAAACACCAGCTCTAAGAGCCGTTGGGAATATAGTGACAGGGAATGATATGCAAACCGAAACCGTTCTAAATGCAGGTGTTTTGAAAGCCTTACCtccattattatcttcaccaaaggaaaatattaagaagGAAGCATGTTGGACAATTTCTAACATCACTGCCGGTACTGTGGACCAAATCCAAGCTGTAATTGATGCTGGTTTAGTCCCAGGTTTgattaaattattaagttCTGCAGAATATAAGACCAAGAAGGAAGCTTGCTGGGCTATTTCAAATGCCACTTCAGGTGGGTTACAAAAACCCGAAATCGTTAGATATCTGGCTAATGAAGGTTGCATAAAACCGTTGTGTGATTTATTAGAGATTGCCGATACAAGAATATTGGAAGTAGCATTGGAAGCCTTAGAACATATCTTGAAAGTGGGGGAAATAGACAAGGAATCTCAAGGTTTGTCgatgaatatatatgttGATGCCATTGAAAAAGTCGGTGGGATGGAAAAGATCTTTAATTGTCAACAGAGTGAAAATGATAAGATTTATGAGAAGGCTTACAAAATTATTGAGACGTACTTCggagaagatgatgaagctATCGATGAATCCTTGGCCCCACAGGCTGCAAACAACACATTTGGCTTTGGTTCCAACGTGAACCAaccatttaatttcaataattaa
- the NCAS0G01770 gene encoding uncharacterized protein (ancestral locus Anc_2.64), with protein sequence MNLGSKDNYLPSEKAKKVSDERIAKVLRASSTKKQMNKSSTPTNTSNSINSFDGTHPVRSPDSTTITDFDKELPQRKPSTPTPAYRTANSHGHFIDVRDDEDSNATTTFHNRQSSLGNESPDSNMDFDLDYKPVLKDKYSPLPSRRYKSLNVGDISMKGEHSNNFTHPKQRIRPQKPSRKISIRKSLGDPLPLPYLQEEKPSAKEVNNVSHLSTRENSISKIKPLDEKEINRKRKELTSKWRKYLSANRMPDPLTSKVRVSLSSSEGTPDVSAKDTTNKMMNEGVQSY encoded by the coding sequence ATGAATCTTGGCTCCAAAGACAATTATTTACCATCAGAGAAGGCCAAAAAAGTCAGTGATGAGAGAATTGCTAAAGTTTTGAGAGCGtcttcaacaaagaaacaaatgaataaatCGTCAACGCCGACTAACACCAGcaattcaatcaattcCTTCGATGGTACTCATCCGGTTAGGTCGCCAGATTCTACTACAATTACTGATTTCGATAAGGAATTACCACAAAGAAAACCCTCCACGCCTACACCTGCTTATCGAACTGCTAACAGTCATGGGCACTTCATTGATGTGAgggatgatgaagattcAAACGCAACCACCACTTTCCATAATCGACAGTCGAGTCTTGGTAATGAAAGTCCAGACTCAAATATGGATTTTGATCTTGATTATAAACCAGTATTGAAGGATAAATACAGCCCGTTACCGTCAAGAAGATATAAATCTCTAAATGTGGGAGACATATCAATGAAAGGAGAACATTCGAACAATTTTACACACCCGAAGCAACGTATCAGACCTCAAAAACCTAGCAGGAAGATATCGATACGGAAATCCCTGGGGGACCCATTACCTCTACCGTATCTTCAAGAGGAAAAGCCATCGGCTAAAGAAGTAAATAATGTCTCTCACTTATCTACGAGGGAGAATAGCATAAGTAAAATAAAGCCTCTtgatgaaaaggaaataaaCCGAAAGAGAAAAGAGTTGACATCTAAATGGCGAAAATATTTGTCTGCCAATAGAATGCCAGATCCACTTACGTCAAAGGTAAGGGTATCTTTGTCCTCATCAGAAGGCACTCCAGATGTAAGTGCAAAGGATACCACAAACAAAATGATGAACGAAGGCGTTCAGTCTTATTAA
- the NCAS0G01740 gene encoding uncharacterized protein, which translates to MNLQCDNGLKLVRHLDDDLTLVQRTIQQVKYSLLHVVSFGFNNKLENAYRAGFWKLAERMDFYITFQGVQQNLWRYILRHFIVKEEALSNVSPEEMQWDENLFKSNVPVLSLYGPVYINRTMYLSCPVALGLETGGPRENSHLSSYYRSAKEYNGNPVHKFIYPKYYNYTNTGLPNITKCIPPSPYSAIPFPVVFFECREYHAIIYRDLLVVYRQRAIRRGLEPTVLNVVRIFREPPYEILVQFLENGEMQYVPVYHDEDVTPAEIECYHQVFLWKLRNMTRSKLDFETFEEFKDSCNFVSEEDVSSNNEDHFSRDWVTFDWIKP; encoded by the coding sequence ATGAATTTGCAGTGTGATAATGGCTTAAAATTGGTAAGACACCTCGACGATGATCTTACTCTCGTTCAGAGGACTATACAACAAGTGAaatattctcttcttcatgtTGTGTCATTTGGcttcaataataaactAGAGAATGCCTATAGGGCAGGGTTTTGGAAACTAGCTGAGCGGATGGATTTCTACATTACTTTCCAGGGTGTTCAGCAGAACCTTTGGAGGTATATATTAAGACACTTTATAGTTAAAGAGGAAGCCCTCTCTAATGTATCCCCAGAGGAGATGCAATGGgatgaaaatttgtttaaatcTAATGTCCCTGTTCTTTCTCTTTATGGTCCCGTTTATATAAACAGGACCATGTATCTTTCTTGTCCTGTTGCTCTAGGATTGGAAACTGGAGGACCACGTGAAAACAGTCATTTAAGCAGCTATTACAGGTCAGCAAAGGAGTACAATGGAAATCCGGTCCATAAGTTCATTTATCCAAAATACTACAACTACACGAATACTGGACTTCCTAATATAACAAAATGTATACCACCATCCCCGTATTCTGCTATCCCGTTTCCAGTGGTATTTTTTGAGTGTCGCGAATATCATGCAATCATATACAGAGACCTATTAGTAGTATACAGACAAAGAGCAATACGTCGCGGGCTTGAACCCACCGTTCTGAATGTTGTGAGGATATTTCGTGAGCCACCATACGAAATTTTGGTTCAGTTCCTAGAAAATGGGGAGATGCAGTATGTTCCAGTTTATCACGACGAAGATGTTACACCTGCCGAAATTGAATGCTACCACCAGGTGTTCTTGTGGAAATTGAGGAATATGACGAGGAGCAAGTTGGATTTCGAGACATTTGAGGAATTTAAGGATAGCTGCAATTTTGTTAGTGAGGAGGATGTCTCTTCAAACAATGAAGATCACTTCTCAAGGGATTGGGTAACGTTTGACTGGATAAAACCTTAG
- the MRPL19 gene encoding mitochondrial 54S ribosomal protein uL11m (ancestral locus Anc_2.70), which produces MSQAAKNVLVKLIVGAGQAAPSPPVGPALGSKGIKAIDFCKEFNARSANYQVGVPVPVLINIKPDRTFTFEMKSPPTGFLLLKALGLEKGHGQPNTLESSRTIGELSLKHIYEIAKIKKTDDRHALLEMQGIVKSIIGVAKSMGIKVIP; this is translated from the coding sequence ATGTCACAAGCAGCCAAAAATGTTCTAGTGAAACTTATAGTCGGTGCAGGCCAAGCCGCACCATCTCCACCGGTAGGTCCAGCCCTTGGTTCTAAAGGGATTAAAGCCATTGATTTCTGTAAAGAGTTCAATGCTAGATCTGCTAACTATCAAGTGGGTGTGCCTGTTCCGgtattaataaatattaaacCAGATCGAACGTTTACATTTGAAATGAAGTCGCCCCCCACAGGATTTCTGCTTCTGAAGGCTCTTGGGTTAGAAAAGGGACATGGGCAACCAAATACATTGGAAAGCTCGAGGACGATTGGCGAGTTATCATTGAAACATATCTATGAAATTGCCAAGATAAAAAAGACAGATGATAGACATGCTTTGTTAGAAATGCAAGGTATTGTGAAATCAATCATAGGTGTGGCAAAAAGTATGGGTATCAAAGTTATTCCTTGA
- the NCAS0G01750 gene encoding uncharacterized protein (ancestral locus Anc_2.62): MKFTTVTAFTLATVATFAEAKKEHDYTTTKTLTTDGTTITTTSTHTTHKYGKFNKTKKSHAPKPSGTHRYGRFNKTKKSHASKPSGTHRYGRFNKTKKSHASKPSGTHRYGRFNKTKKSHAPKPSSTHRYGRFNKTKKSHAPKPSGTHRYGRFNKTKHHHTTDTGGVNKAVVNAAPSAKNFGSLKVFGISVGSAIMAGALILL; this comes from the coding sequence ATGAAGTTCACTACTGTTACTGCTTTCACTTTGGCTACTGTTGCTACTTTTGCCGAAGCTAAAAAGGAACATGACTATACTACCACCAAGACTTTAACTACTGATGGTACTACAATCACCACTACTTCTACTCATACTACTCACAAGTATGGTAAGTTCAACAAAACAAAGAAGTCTCACGCTCCAAAACCATCTGGTACTCACAGATATGGTAGATTTAACAAGACCAAAAAGTCTCATGCTTCTAAACCATCTGGTACCCATAGATATGGTAGATTCAATAAGACTAAGAAGTCTCATGCTTCTAAGCCATCTGGTACTCACAGATATGGTAGATTCAACAAGACTAAGAAGTCTCATGCTCCAAAACCATCTAGTACTCACAGATACGGTAGATTTAACAAGACTAAGAAGTCTCATGCTCCAAAGCCATCTGGTACTCACAGATACGGTAGATTCAACAAGACCAAACATCATCATACAACTGATACCGGTGGTGTTAACAAAGCTGTTGTCAATGCTGCTCCAAGTGCCAAGAATTTCGGTTCTTTGAAGGTATTTGGTATCTCTGTTGGTTCTGCTATTATGGCCGGTGCTTTAATACTATTATAA
- the NCAS0G01780 gene encoding mitochondrial import inner membrane translocase subunit TIM22 (ancestral locus Anc_2.65), with protein sequence MVYEGFGLEHIQPPSSHNKPFNALTQQEQAERGAQVMMNFMTSCPGKSAISGVTGFALGGVMGLFLASMAYDTPLHTPSPSMALSANGAVKQMAELSMRQQVKLQFADMGKRSYSSAKNFGYIGMIYAGVECVVESVRAKNDIYNGLLAGCLTGGGLAYKSGPQATVAGCAGFAAFSLAIDLYMKSEDGRPPKNNFND encoded by the coding sequence ATGGTCTATGAAGGATTTGGTCTGGAACACATACAACCCCCCTCTTCTCACAACAAGCCATTCAATGCTTTAAcacaacaagaacaagcCGAGAGAGGGGCACAagtaatgatgaattttatGACTTCATGTCCGGGCAAATCAGCAATAAGTGGAGTCACAGGGTTCGCCCTGGGTGGTGTCATGGGTCTATTTCTCGCATCCATGGCTTATGATACTCCATTGCATACACCGTCTCCTTCGATGGCGCTCTCTGCTAATGGAGCCGTGAAACAAATGGCTGAATTATCAATGAGACAACAGGTCAAGTTGCAATTCGCCGATATGGGAAAAAGATCGTATTCTAGTGCTAAGAATTTTGGTTACATTGGTATGATTTATGCAGGGGTGGAGTGTGTAGTAGAATCCGTGAGAGCTAAGaatgatatatataatgGACTTCTTGCTGGTTGTTTGACTGGTGGTGGATTGGCTTATAAGAGTGGACCACAAGCCACCGTGGCAGGTTGTGCTGGGTTTGCTGCTTTTTCCTTGGCCATTGATCTCTATATGAAGAGTGAAGATGGTAGACCACcaaagaataatttcaatgattgA
- the UBP10 gene encoding ubiquitin-specific protease UBP10 (ancestral locus Anc_2.69), whose amino-acid sequence MSAQNSIKPLVDRILSNPLQFTKESKKPSNISNNSDPSKNSSYIMIGNKDNTVATTSAAPTTTTSEVNNSKDIIKQETRKQNKPNSMAEAIALYTAQSQISSASSSKKEQKNSEPTTSSSSSSTNSTSSSSGEDNEEVFHDVNQNPADLAPDSSPSDSDSDSSSSELSSFSSSDDEGHPVDLPISDSDSESKSDSEELGIPLYEEETEKNNNSNDPSSSSESYGDEEDLGVPLNDNDEEDLGIPIEIQTKKQDTTNADDDIPSSINTDTETESNDEDFHSQSNDDDEGDEDFDMNGDDISDSEKIGLQREAMDHQNFLQNGKEPLSAEVDSDEDIYQDEDEDVLEDDSEEELKHKKSSITNESVSAPAPAPEQFYQFNETIADQGSNLPSRIIKNWGPEFANRKPKGLLNHGVTCYTNAAVQAMLHIPAIQHYLFDILRGKYKETISPKSVSVMLAETSLRMWALQDKKKKNLGYINPKKLIASLETINCMMSEWQQEDSHEYFMSLMSRLQEDSVPPGHKMTESMIYDIFGGLLKQIVTCKSCGGVSTTEQPFYDLSLHLKGKKNTTTVTDADGNEKTQHESKDNNDDASQLSKRFSIEKSIKDFFNPELIRVDKEKKGYVCEKCHKTTNATKRSSILRAPETLLVHLKKFRFNGTTSSKMKQAVSYPMYLDMTEYCETPSGTKQLPVKYELLSVVVHEGRSLSSGHYIAHCRQPDGSWATYDDEYINKISELNVLKEANAYYLLYTRLTPRSIVLKNNLPKNSKIGIPIQRISTPLSTSNESADNLSIQKKNKSKKALSNNESSRDNPQNKKNSRNDRNIISKNGKRNNNKSNSKSNSNGKNTNNNNTKRDASNNNSNNKNWKKNKKRRFNKY is encoded by the coding sequence atgTCCGCACAAAACTCAATTAAACCATTAGTCGACCGAATTCTATCAAACCCACTTCAATTCACGAAGGAGTCCAAGAAACCATCTAATATTAGTAATAACTCTGATCCATCCAAGAACTCATCGTACATCATGATTGGCAACAAAGATAATACAGTTGCCACTACTTCAGCTGCACCAACCACTACAACAAGTGAGGTAAATAATTctaaagatattattaaacaGGAAACTAGAAAGCAAAATAAACCAAATTCAATGGCAGAGGCAATTGCATTATATACTGCTCAATCTCAAATCAGTAGTGCCTCCAGTTCGAAGAAGGAACAGAAAAACTCCGAACCTACtacatcttcttcttcttcttccactAATTCtacttcatcttcgtcaGGGGaggataatgaagaagtatTCCATGACGTTAACCAGAATCCCGCTGATCTAGCTCCAGATTCTAGCCCTTCAGACTCAGACTcagattcttcttcttcggaATTAAGTTCCTTTTCTAGTTCCGATGACGAAGGCCATCCAGTCGATCTCCCTATATCTGATTCTGATTCTGAATCCAAATCTGACTCAGAAGAATTAGGAATCCCATTATATGAggaagaaactgaaaaaaataacaataGTAATGATCCAAGTTCAAGCAGTGAAAGTTACGGTGACGAAGAAGACTTGGGTGTTCCTctaaatgataatgatgaagaagatctcGGAATACCAATCGAGAtacaaacaaagaaacaagaCACTACAAatgctgatgatgatataCCTTCCTCCATTAACACTGACACGGAAACAGAATCTAATGATGAGGATTTCCATTCACAAtctaatgatgatgacgagGGTGATGAGGATTTTGACATGAATGGTGATGATATATCTGATTCTGAAAAGATAGGGTTACAAAGGGAAGCCATGGACCATCAAAATTTTTTACAAAACGGGAAGGAACCCTTAAGCGCGGAAGTTGACAGCGATGAAGATATTTACCAGGACGAAGACGAAGACGTCCTCGAAGATGACTCCGAAGAAGAACTAAAACATAAAAAATCTTCTATAACAAATGAATCTGTATCAGCCCCAGCTCCAGCACCAGAACAATTTTACcaatttaatgaaaccATTGCTGATCAAGGCTCAAATTTACCTTCTCGAATTATTAAAAACTGGGGCCCCGAATTCGCTAATAGGAAACCAAAAGGGTTACTAAATCACGGTGTCACTTGCTATACTAATGCTGCTGTCCAAGCTATGTTACATATTCCTGCCATTCAACATTATTTGTTCGATATACTAAGAGGTAAATATAAGGAAACAATATCACCAAAATCTGTCTCTGTCATGTTAGCTGAAACAAGTTTAAGAATGTGGGCTTTACaagataagaagaagaaaaatttagGTTATATTAACCCCAAGAAGTTAATTGCTAGTCTTGAAACTATTAATTGTATGATGAGTGAATGGCAACAAGAAGATTCACACGAATATTTTATGTCATTGATGTCACGTTTACAGGAAGATTCCGTCCCGCCAGGACATAAGATGACAGAATCTATGATTTATGATATCTTTGGTGGTCTATTAAAGCAAATTGTCACTTGTAAATCTTGTGGTGGTGTTTCCACAACAGAACAACCATTTTATGATTTATCATTACATCTTAAGGGTAAGAAAAACACAACAACAGTAACAGATGCTGATGGAAATGAAAAGACACAACATGAGAGTAAGGATAACAACGACGATGCCTCCCAACTTTCTAAAAGattttccattgaaaaatcaattaaGGATTTTTTCAATCCCGAATTAATTAGAGTCgacaaagaaaagaaaggtTACGTTTGTGAAAAGTGTCATAAGACAACTAATGCCACGAAACGAAGTAGTATATTACGTGCTCCAGAGACTTTACTTGTgcatttaaagaaattcaGATTTAATGGAACCACCTCAtcaaaaatgaaacaagCCGTATCATACCCAATGTATCTTGATATGACTGAGTATTGTGAAACACCAAGTGGAACCAAACAACTTCCGGTGAAATATGAGTTATTAAGTGTCGTCGTTCACGAAGGTCGTTCTTTATCGTCTGGTCATTACATTGCACATTGTAGACAGCCTGATGGTTCATGGGCCACCTATGATGATGAGTATATTAACAAGATTTCAGAATTGAATGTCTTAAAGGAAGCAAATGCATATTACCTTCTATATACAAGGCTTACTCCAAGATCGattgttttgaaaaataactTACCTAAGAATAGTAAAATTGGCATTCCAATACAGAGAATCAGTACGCCACTTTCCACATCTAATGAATCTGCTGATAATTTGAGCATccaaaaaaagaataaaagCAAAAAAGCATTATCAAACAACGAATCATCCAGGGATAACCCgcaaaataagaaaaacaGTAGAAATGATAGAAATATAATCTCTAAGAATGgtaaaagaaataataataaaagtAATAGCAAATCCAATTCAAATGGCAAgaatactaataataataataccaaaAGAGACGCATCAAACAATAACAGCAATAAcaaaaattggaagaaaaataagaaaagaagatttaACAAGTATTAA